One window of Arvicola amphibius chromosome 6, mArvAmp1.2, whole genome shotgun sequence genomic DNA carries:
- the Serpinb1 gene encoding leukocyte elastase inhibitor produces the protein MEQLSTANTLFALELFRTLTENNSTGNIFVSPFSISSALAMVFLGTKGDTAAQLSKAFHFDAVEDVHSGFQSLNAEVSKRGASHTLKLANRLYGEKTYDFLPEFLASTQKMYGADLAPVDFQHASDDARKTINKWVKDQTEGKIPELLAAGVVDSMTKLVLVNAIYFKGLWKDKFKKRDTTDAPFRLNKKDTKTVKMMYQKKKLPLGYIQDLKCKVLELPYQGEELSMVILLPEDIEDESTGLKKIEEQLTLENLREWTKRENLENIDVHVKLPRFKLEESYTLNSNLGSLGVQDLFSSSKADLSGMSGSRDLYISKIIHKSFVEVNEEGTEAAAATGGIAVFTMLLPEEEFTVDHPFLFFIRHNPTANVLFLGRVCSP, from the exons ATGGAGCAGCTGAGCACAGCCAACACCCTCTTTGCCTTGGAGCTGTTCCGCACCCTGACAGAAAACAACTCCACGGGGAACATCTTCGTCTCACCCTTCAGCATTTCCTCTGCCTTGGCCATGGTCTTTCTGGGGACCAAAGGCGACACTGCAGCCCAGCTCTCTAAG gCCTTTCATTTCGATGCCGTTGAGGACGTTCATTCAGGGTTTCAAAGCCTGAATGCTGAAGTGAGCAAGCGTGGGGCTTCCCACACTCTGAAACTTGCTAACAGACTGTATGGAGAGAAAACCTACGATTTCCTTCCC gagttcTTGGCTTCAACTCAGAAAATGTACGGTGCTGACCTGGCCCCGGTGGATTTCCAGCATGCCTCTGACGATGCAAGGAAGACCATAAACAAGTGGGTCAAAGATCAAACCGAAG GGAAAATTCCAGAACTGCTAGCTGCAGGTGTGGTTGACAGTATGACCAAACTTGTGCTGGTGAATGCCATCTACTTCAAGGGACTGTGGAAGGACAAATTCAAGAAGCGGGACACAACCGATGCTCCATTCCGACTGAATAAG AAAGACACGAAAACAGTGAAGATGAtgtatcaaaagaaaaaacttcCACTCGGGTACATTCAGGATCTGAAGTGCAAGGTGCTGGAGCTGCCTTACCAGGGAGAAGAACTTAGCATGGTCATTCTGCTGCCAGAAGACATCGAGGATGAGTCCACTGGTCTTAAGAAG ATTGAGGAGCAATTGACTCTGGAAAATCTTCGTGAATGGACCAAGCGTGAGAACTTGGAAAACATTGATGTTCATGTTAAATTGCCCAGATTCAAGCTGGAAGAGAGCTACACACTCAACTCCAACCTCGGCAGCCTGGGAGTGCAGGATCTCTTTAGCAGTAGCAAGGCTGATCTGTCTGGCATGTCAGGATCCAGAGATCTTTACATATCAAAAATCATCCACAAGTCCTTTGTGGAAGTGAATGAGGAGGGAACAGAGGCAGCCGCCGCCACAGGAGGCATCGCTGTGTTCACCATGCTGTTGCCTGAGGAAGAATTCACAGTGGATcacccattcctcttcttcattcGGCACAATCCCACAGCTAACGTGCTCTTCCTTGGCAGAGTTTGTTCCCCATAG